A stretch of the Uranotaenia lowii strain MFRU-FL chromosome 3, ASM2978415v1, whole genome shotgun sequence genome encodes the following:
- the LOC129758534 gene encoding ATP-dependent DNA helicase pif1-like: MGRFLQTCRLIIWDECTMAHKKALEALNRTLKDLRSNDLLFGDSLILLSGDFRQTLPVIQKSTPADEINACLKSSALWTYVQKLTLTKNMRVALQQNVSADTFSKQLLDMGNGKLPIDQTNQITFPRNFCKMMNSKDELIASVFPDIENSYKNHEWLSERAILAAKNLDVNDINSKIQNKIPGESTTYKSFDTVINPDEAVNYPIEFLNSLDLPGMPPHMLVLKVGVPIILLRNICPPRLCNGTRMSVKRLMNNVLEATILIGKYKGQDVLLPRIPMIPTDIPFEFKRLQFPVRLAFGMTVNKAQGQSLKVCGLNLENPCFSHGQLYVACSRVGNPCNLFVFTPNGKTRNVTYSEALQ; the protein is encoded by the coding sequence ATGGGCCGCTTTCTTCAAACTTGCCGTCTTATAATATGGGACGAGTGCACAATGGCTCATAAAAAAGCTTTAGAAGCACTGAATCGGACGCTTAAAGACCTGAGATCAAATGATCTGCTGTTTGGTGACAGTTTGATATTATTATCCGGAGACTTCCGCCAAACGCTACCAGTTATACAAAAATCTACACCTGCGGATGAAATCAATGCATGTCTTAAGTCCTCTGCTTTATGGACGTACGTGCAAAAACTTACTCTAACAAAGAATATGCGTGTAGCGTTGCAGCAAAATGTGTCCGCTGATACATTCTCAAAACAACTTTTAGACATGGGAAACGGAAAACTACCCATAGatcaaacaaatcaaattacgttcccaagaaatttttgtaaaatgatGAATTCGAAAGATGAACTGATTGCAAGTGTTTTCCCTGACAtagaaaatagttataaaaacCATGAGTGGCTAAGTGAGCGTGCTATATTAGCGGCAAAAAACCTAGACGTTAATGatatcaattcaaaaattcaaaacaaaattccagGCGAGTCTACCACATATAAATCATTCGACACCGTGATCAATCCTGATGAGGCAGTCAATTACCCGATCGAGTTTCTGAATTCACTTGACTTGCCAGGCATGCCACCTCACATGTTGGTATTAAAAGTTGGTGTTCCAATAATTCTTTTAAGAAACATCTGCCCACCAAGGCTTTGTAATGGAACCAGAATGTCAGTAAAAAGATTGATGAATAATGTTCTAGAAGCTACCATTCTGATCGGAAAATATAAAGGTCAAGATGTCCTTCTACCGAGAATTCCTATGATTCCGACAGATATTCCGtttgaattcaaacgtttacaGTTTCCGGTGAGACTGGCATTCGGAATGACTGTAAATAAAGCGCAGGGGCAATCCCTAAAAGTTTGTggattaaatttagaaaatccatGCTTTTCTCACGGTCAACTGTATGTTGCTTGCTCCCGAGTTGGGAATCCTtgcaatttgtttgtttttacccCAAATGGTAAAACGAGAAATGTAACTTATTCTGAAGCACTACAATAG